A portion of the Pseudoalteromonas luteoviolacea genome contains these proteins:
- a CDS encoding MATE family efflux transporter has translation MASSQSQDFINTPLVQPCVKQRARAVRKRWILTGSTSAVLKQLTIPMLWAILALFSADLIELYFASRLGVEELTGLSYTLPIQATLFAFAIGLGIVVATRLTQARHVEELAAVSLIFTTLVGALLALYIWLNLLPILNLLGFSDFPQQGEVWESLNSYMQYRLAAVVFFFLIMVIFGVLRAFGNMRAAAQLLVVFAVVQVVVSALLFSPWAMSNVALTGLEKLGAAHLVAALVGCAWALYLLIVKENISIKINLLSVQSRQGFRCLTRLLVPIVSMQLLTPIAQSVLMAIVASQGSEAVAAYGVVMRLEPLALLLPMVLTTSLPIFVGQNWEAKKSLRVRRGIKLSMLACIAWQLIVSVVLFSAADFLGEGFCKQTFVSQSIELALTVLPLSYIALAAAMLYVSCCNATGRSMAALNVSIIRLFGLSIPFAFLGAYISGFTGIVWGLALANIVLGMGLLVYCIIQREQLNLSKRAVVS, from the coding sequence ATGGCAAGTAGTCAATCACAGGATTTCATCAATACTCCACTCGTTCAACCATGTGTCAAGCAACGGGCCAGAGCAGTAAGAAAGCGTTGGATCTTAACGGGATCAACCAGTGCGGTGTTGAAGCAGCTAACCATCCCAATGTTGTGGGCCATCTTAGCATTATTTAGTGCAGATCTTATCGAATTGTATTTTGCTTCTCGGCTGGGCGTTGAGGAACTTACCGGATTGAGTTACACGTTACCGATACAAGCAACTTTGTTCGCATTTGCTATTGGACTGGGTATTGTTGTTGCGACACGTTTGACACAAGCTCGGCATGTCGAGGAACTCGCCGCGGTGAGTTTGATATTTACTACGCTTGTTGGTGCGTTATTAGCGCTGTATATTTGGCTCAATCTATTACCAATATTGAATTTACTCGGTTTTTCAGATTTTCCTCAACAAGGTGAGGTGTGGGAGTCCCTAAATAGCTATATGCAATATCGTTTGGCTGCGGTGGTGTTTTTTTTCCTTATTATGGTGATTTTCGGCGTTTTGCGGGCATTCGGTAATATGCGTGCTGCAGCGCAATTACTGGTGGTATTTGCAGTTGTTCAAGTTGTTGTCAGTGCATTGCTGTTTTCACCTTGGGCGATGTCTAATGTTGCATTAACTGGCTTGGAAAAATTGGGGGCTGCGCACTTAGTTGCTGCATTAGTTGGTTGCGCCTGGGCTTTGTATTTACTGATAGTTAAAGAAAATATCTCAATTAAAATTAACCTGCTGTCAGTTCAAAGCCGTCAGGGATTTCGGTGTTTAACACGTCTTTTGGTACCAATCGTTTCAATGCAGCTGCTTACGCCAATTGCGCAATCTGTTTTGATGGCCATTGTCGCTTCACAAGGTAGTGAGGCTGTTGCTGCATATGGTGTTGTGATGCGCTTGGAGCCGCTTGCTTTACTATTGCCTATGGTACTGACTACTTCCTTACCGATTTTTGTTGGGCAAAACTGGGAAGCGAAAAAGTCATTGCGGGTTAGACGGGGGATAAAATTATCTATGTTAGCTTGTATAGCGTGGCAATTAATCGTTTCTGTTGTGCTTTTTTCTGCAGCAGATTTTTTAGGAGAGGGGTTCTGTAAACAGACTTTTGTTAGTCAATCCATTGAATTGGCCTTAACTGTGTTACCTTTATCATATATTGCGCTAGCCGCAGCGATGCTATATGTGAGTTGTTGTAATGCCACAGGTCGTAGCATGGCGGCTTTGAACGTGAGTATTATTAGGTTATTTGGCTTGTCGATTCCTTTTGCATTTTTAGGGGCGTACATTTCGGGATTTACAGGTATTGTTTGGGGACTTGCGTTGGCGAATATTGTGTTAGGTATGGGCTTATTGGTGTATTGCATAATACAGCGTGAGCAGTTAAATCTGTCAAAACGCGCAGTCGTCAGTTAG
- a CDS encoding DUF1289 domain-containing protein, translated as MVHKAEVPKTPASPCIRNCCLDDQDICVGCLRSIDEIIGWSNKSTQEKQTILERCELRRQEKMK; from the coding sequence ATGGTACATAAGGCTGAGGTGCCCAAAACGCCTGCGTCTCCTTGCATCCGTAATTGTTGTCTCGATGATCAGGATATATGCGTCGGATGTTTAAGAAGCATTGATGAGATTATCGGATGGAGCAATAAAAGTACGCAAGAGAAACAAACCATTTTGGAACGCTGTGAGCTTAGACGACAAGAAAAAATGAAATAA
- a CDS encoding GNAT family N-acetyltransferase — protein MQFVQLNSQSTGLAALFDEIDTLMNSLYPADANDLVPIDEVDNPGTYLIGHYDREELVACGSYIVKQDYAELKRIYVKPSQRGKGVAKAIVQHLLMKAKEYGVKHVKLETGDQQHAAIKLYKALGFEFCDAFGQYRQEPSSVFMQLSFIR, from the coding sequence ATGCAGTTTGTTCAATTAAATAGTCAAAGTACAGGGCTTGCAGCGCTATTTGATGAAATTGATACATTAATGAATAGCCTCTATCCTGCCGATGCCAATGATTTAGTGCCGATTGACGAAGTAGACAACCCCGGTACTTATCTCATCGGCCACTATGACAGAGAAGAACTCGTCGCCTGTGGCAGCTATATTGTTAAACAAGACTACGCTGAGCTAAAGCGTATTTATGTCAAACCCTCTCAGCGTGGTAAAGGGGTGGCAAAAGCGATCGTGCAACACCTACTCATGAAGGCCAAAGAATATGGCGTTAAGCACGTCAAACTAGAAACTGGCGATCAACAACATGCTGCAATTAAGCTATATAAAGCGCTTGGTTTCGAGTTCTGTGATGCGTTTGGACAATATCGCCAAGAACCTTCTTCCGTTTTTATGCAGCTTTCATTTATACGTTAA
- a CDS encoding ABC transporter permease subunit: MNFQRTWLFSQFELSRLFATKRGWLAIAAFFLVWLMVLRYPIYNAVPFISSYEFSDIVGQVAGTVGLSALISWPEAELTMFWLIGLFTFPMFALFVSAEQTVEDRNRGTLRFLTMRSTRLEILLGRFIGQVMILASLIALVTFATLAMMLYRDASLLPSALIKSVAIWGKLLLTCLPFIALMSLLNLVTNSARMCIVFAILFFTIVASVLNYLGAQYPMLDWLNYLIPGHQVTELTGWQNTPLFAYTLPACQTLVLLGIGHVLLKGRDL; the protein is encoded by the coding sequence ATGAATTTTCAACGCACATGGTTATTTAGCCAATTTGAACTCTCGCGTCTATTTGCCACAAAACGCGGTTGGCTCGCTATCGCCGCATTTTTTCTTGTCTGGCTTATGGTTTTACGTTACCCCATCTACAATGCAGTACCTTTCATCAGTAGCTATGAGTTTTCTGACATTGTAGGACAAGTCGCAGGCACAGTCGGTTTGTCTGCTTTAATATCTTGGCCTGAAGCTGAGCTTACGATGTTTTGGCTCATCGGCCTATTTACTTTTCCTATGTTCGCACTATTTGTCAGTGCTGAGCAAACTGTCGAAGATAGAAATAGGGGCACCCTGAGATTTTTAACCATGCGCAGTACACGGCTAGAAATATTACTTGGCCGATTTATAGGGCAAGTGATGATCTTAGCGTCTCTTATCGCCCTTGTTACCTTTGCCACGCTTGCCATGATGCTCTATCGAGATGCCAGTTTACTTCCGTCAGCATTGATCAAATCCGTTGCAATTTGGGGCAAATTATTACTGACATGTTTACCCTTTATCGCTTTGATGAGCTTACTTAATTTAGTCACAAACTCAGCGAGAATGTGTATTGTCTTTGCCATTTTGTTTTTTACCATTGTGGCATCTGTGCTCAACTATCTCGGCGCACAATATCCAATGCTTGATTGGCTTAATTACCTTATACCAGGGCACCAAGTAACAGAACTAACCGGTTGGCAAAATACCCCTCTTTTTGCTTATACACTTCCAGCGTGCCAAACACTGGTGTTGCTTGGTATTGGGCACGTATTACTGAAAGGGAGAGATCTATGA
- the dld gene encoding D-lactate dehydrogenase — protein MTNSASNTALIQELKSIVGNSFVLTDNTKKQPYTKGFRFGSGEALAVVRPATLLEIWQALKACVAADVIVIMQAANTGLTGGSTPDGKNYDRPIVIISTMRIDSIQLIDNAKQIVGLAGSTLFGLEDTLAPHGREPHSVIGSSCIGASIVGGICNNSGGALVQRGPAYTELSLYAQIDGQGNLSLVNNLGINLGNTPEEMLTNLQEQNYTDADVQFPELRASDDEYHERVRDVDADTPSRFNNDGRRLYESSGCAGKLAVFAVRLDTYPVPEKHQVFYVGTNDPAVLAQIRRDILSKFDNLPVSGEYLHRDCYDASKKYGKDTFLVIDKLGSKYIPKMFGIKRTVDRIADNFKFLPSKFSDRIMQYLSCLWPNHLPKRMDEYRDRYEHHWIVEMSNAGVAEAKAYFDEFFKTNEGSYFECTEDEGEKAILHRFVAGGAIGRMQTMNSKEMGAIMTIDVAFPRNEQDWFEQLPPEIDEQIAVKLYYGHLFCHVMHQNYIMKPGVDAKAVKNKILETFDKRGAEYPAEHNVGHEYFAKDALKSFYKKLDPTNSFNPGIGKTSKCKHWHEPADK, from the coding sequence ATGACCAATAGCGCTTCAAATACTGCCCTTATACAAGAACTCAAGTCTATCGTTGGTAACAGCTTTGTACTGACTGATAACACCAAAAAGCAGCCATATACCAAAGGATTTCGTTTTGGTTCAGGCGAAGCACTAGCAGTGGTAAGACCCGCTACTTTATTGGAAATTTGGCAAGCACTTAAAGCCTGTGTTGCTGCTGATGTCATTGTAATCATGCAAGCTGCCAATACTGGCCTAACTGGCGGCTCTACACCCGATGGTAAAAATTATGATCGCCCGATTGTCATAATCAGTACCATGCGCATTGATAGCATTCAGCTTATCGACAATGCCAAACAAATCGTTGGCCTTGCGGGCAGTACCTTATTTGGCCTTGAAGATACATTGGCACCACATGGTCGTGAACCGCATTCTGTGATCGGTTCATCATGCATTGGCGCATCCATTGTTGGCGGGATTTGTAACAACTCAGGCGGTGCATTAGTGCAAAGAGGTCCAGCCTATACTGAGCTGTCTTTATACGCACAAATAGACGGCCAAGGTAATTTGTCACTGGTTAATAACCTCGGTATTAACCTTGGTAATACACCAGAAGAAATGCTAACTAATTTGCAAGAACAAAATTACACAGATGCCGATGTTCAATTTCCAGAACTTCGTGCATCCGATGATGAATACCATGAGCGGGTAAGAGATGTTGATGCCGATACTCCTTCACGATTCAACAATGACGGACGTCGCCTGTATGAGTCCTCTGGTTGTGCCGGTAAGCTGGCGGTCTTTGCAGTGAGATTAGATACTTATCCTGTGCCTGAAAAACATCAAGTCTTTTATGTGGGTACAAACGACCCAGCTGTTTTAGCTCAGATCCGCCGCGATATATTATCTAAGTTCGACAACTTACCAGTATCAGGAGAGTACCTGCATAGAGACTGTTATGACGCCTCTAAGAAATACGGTAAAGATACCTTTTTGGTAATAGACAAACTTGGTTCTAAATACATTCCAAAGATGTTCGGGATCAAACGTACTGTGGATCGCATAGCCGATAACTTTAAGTTTTTACCCAGTAAGTTTTCAGACCGCATTATGCAATACTTGAGTTGCCTATGGCCAAATCACTTGCCAAAACGCATGGATGAATACCGCGATCGTTATGAACATCACTGGATTGTAGAAATGAGTAATGCAGGTGTTGCTGAAGCCAAAGCTTATTTTGATGAATTCTTCAAAACGAATGAAGGAAGTTACTTCGAATGTACCGAAGACGAAGGTGAAAAAGCCATTCTGCATCGTTTTGTCGCTGGCGGCGCAATTGGCAGAATGCAAACTATGAACAGCAAAGAGATGGGGGCGATTATGACGATTGATGTCGCATTCCCTCGTAATGAACAAGATTGGTTTGAACAACTCCCCCCTGAAATTGACGAACAAATCGCTGTAAAACTCTATTATGGACACCTTTTCTGCCATGTTATGCATCAAAACTACATCATGAAACCAGGTGTAGATGCTAAAGCCGTCAAGAATAAGATCTTAGAAACATTCGACAAGCGCGGCGCTGAATATCCGGCAGAGCATAACGTGGGGCATGAGTATTTCGCTAAAGACGCCCTCAAATCTTTTTACAAAAAGCTCGACCCAACCAACTCATTTAACCCGGGGATCGGCAAAACTAGTAAGTGTAAACATTGGCATGAACCTGCTGATAAATAA
- a CDS encoding NAD-dependent epimerase/dehydratase family protein has product MKTAIVLGATGLIGKILVQQLIEQAAIEKVIAITRRPVDYQSDKIINQVVDFDNLTQFVHIFHGDMLFSCLGTTKKQAGSIAKQRTVDLDYQLQVAKLAAQNQIKHYFLVSSSGANADSSSSYLQMKGELEHHVKQLHFDTVNIFQPSLLVGQRPDTRIAETLGNYLLPTICRLPWLKKYRPISGQQVAKKMVSVAMTKHKKSHTYALDVLFDC; this is encoded by the coding sequence ATGAAAACAGCAATCGTGCTTGGCGCGACCGGCCTTATTGGTAAGATCTTAGTACAACAACTGATAGAGCAAGCAGCGATTGAAAAAGTCATCGCCATCACCCGCCGACCCGTTGATTATCAATCGGATAAAATAATAAACCAAGTAGTAGACTTTGATAACTTAACTCAATTCGTCCATATTTTTCATGGTGATATGCTTTTCTCTTGCTTAGGCACAACCAAGAAACAAGCTGGCTCGATCGCGAAACAGAGAACCGTCGACTTAGACTATCAACTTCAAGTTGCTAAACTAGCAGCCCAAAACCAAATCAAACACTACTTTTTGGTCTCTTCCAGCGGTGCAAATGCAGATAGTTCAAGCTCATATCTTCAAATGAAAGGCGAACTAGAACACCATGTGAAACAACTTCACTTTGATACAGTGAATATTTTCCAGCCTTCATTGCTCGTTGGACAACGTCCAGATACGCGTATAGCCGAAACGCTCGGAAATTATCTTTTACCGACTATCTGCAGGCTTCCTTGGCTAAAAAAATACCGTCCAATCTCAGGGCAGCAAGTGGCGAAAAAAATGGTCTCAGTGGCTATGACAAAGCACAAAAAATCTCATACCTATGCATTGGATGTGCTGTTCGATTGCTAG
- a CDS encoding serine hydrolase domain-containing protein translates to MKQTNFLLGSIASVVLLSGCKSDPNVLLGYSANQLCSRHFISDESIEFIKQRVIPEALGAVSGELYLDVDEVSKQVSITTQVDGVTLTRTSVFREGLGCTLLHELTPEQLRAQTADLELPAQLPSTPVEKALRHDVTLDSFFATNHKDYTWSDNTFAVAVMYKGELVAQQYDAFHDGDSRMLSWSMAKTLTGLMTGLLVDQGKLTLEQPLRFGEHVMTVKNLINMSSGVKWAETPDIHGYEDLAPMWYHTGDSVNYVTQLPKAYQPGSKFEYATGTTQLLSRALMDASGGGIQSLNTLYQKHFFAPLGINNAIAEFDEAGNLRGGARMFLSVHDWLKIGQLFINNGRWQGAQIVSEAWLKEVMMSNGVDKHYGGQLWLNDMSFWLPRLPKDTVSLRGHRGQYVVIIPSKQLVVVRFGAYGAAVNQHIGLANKRLFKSVLNVIEQLEK, encoded by the coding sequence ATGAAACAAACTAACTTTTTACTGGGGAGCATTGCATCGGTTGTCCTGCTGAGCGGTTGTAAATCGGATCCCAATGTGTTGCTAGGCTATAGTGCTAATCAATTATGTTCACGGCACTTTATTTCTGACGAGTCAATTGAGTTCATTAAGCAGCGAGTTATTCCAGAGGCGTTAGGGGCTGTGTCTGGTGAGTTGTATCTAGATGTCGATGAGGTATCTAAACAGGTGTCTATAACGACTCAGGTAGATGGCGTGACGCTCACGCGTACATCAGTATTTCGTGAAGGTTTAGGTTGTACTTTATTGCATGAATTAACACCTGAACAACTGCGTGCACAAACAGCAGATCTTGAATTGCCTGCGCAATTACCTAGCACACCTGTAGAAAAAGCACTGCGTCATGATGTGACGCTGGACTCATTCTTTGCGACTAACCATAAGGACTACACTTGGAGTGACAATACTTTTGCTGTGGCTGTCATGTATAAAGGCGAGCTGGTTGCACAGCAGTATGATGCATTTCATGATGGTGATTCGCGGATGCTAAGTTGGTCTATGGCCAAGACCTTAACTGGGTTAATGACAGGGCTATTGGTCGATCAAGGAAAGCTAACCTTGGAGCAACCACTGCGCTTTGGTGAGCATGTCATGACAGTGAAAAACCTGATAAATATGAGCTCTGGTGTCAAGTGGGCTGAGACACCAGATATTCATGGATATGAAGACTTAGCACCTATGTGGTATCACACTGGGGACTCGGTCAATTATGTAACGCAGTTGCCAAAAGCCTACCAGCCAGGTAGTAAATTTGAATATGCCACAGGCACAACTCAGTTATTAAGCCGAGCTTTGATGGATGCATCCGGCGGTGGTATCCAATCATTAAACACTTTATATCAGAAACATTTTTTCGCACCGCTGGGTATCAATAATGCGATCGCCGAGTTTGATGAAGCAGGTAACTTAAGAGGTGGCGCAAGAATGTTTTTGAGTGTCCATGATTGGCTCAAAATAGGTCAATTATTTATCAATAATGGGCGTTGGCAAGGTGCACAAATTGTCTCGGAAGCATGGCTAAAAGAGGTGATGATGAGTAATGGCGTTGATAAACATTACGGCGGTCAATTATGGTTGAACGATATGAGTTTTTGGTTGCCTAGGTTACCAAAAGATACAGTATCACTGCGCGGTCATCGAGGTCAGTATGTTGTTATTATCCCGTCGAAACAGTTGGTTGTGGTACGCTTTGGTGCTTATGGTGCAGCCGTAAATCAGCATATTGGACTTGCAAATAAGCGTTTGTTCAAGTCAGTACTCAATGTGATTGAGCAGTTAGAGAAGTAA
- a CDS encoding endonuclease/exonuclease/phosphatase family protein yields the protein MNHTFKLSALALCALLTSACNATNPNEKQQDTGLRIVTWNIEHLAADNNKGCKPRTKQEITALQQYAKSLDADVIAFQEVGSIKALETVFDKSQWQLILSDRKDSPSYTCRGNGLTSTQQKVAFAVKKPLSVEKVVHHKQFSDIQMGLRSGLEVQIGYQGKTIDLLNVHLKSGCFVDDYRRSDKRSCKLLAKQVPLLDSWVETKSAEQANFIVLGDFNHRLTAPYNRVSRDLYHPDGLANKAPNDLSKSTFFNANQMLTGCHPYYPAPIDHILVSNTLKQKYVQGSVKFHYFDNMKPKEMLSDHCALSIDLN from the coding sequence ATGAATCATACTTTCAAACTCAGTGCACTTGCACTATGCGCGCTACTCACCAGTGCCTGTAACGCAACAAATCCAAACGAAAAGCAACAAGATACAGGACTGCGTATTGTCACTTGGAATATTGAACACCTCGCGGCTGACAACAACAAAGGTTGTAAACCTAGAACTAAGCAAGAGATCACCGCTTTACAACAATACGCAAAATCACTTGATGCTGATGTCATCGCTTTTCAAGAAGTGGGCTCTATCAAAGCCCTAGAAACTGTCTTTGACAAATCGCAATGGCAGCTAATTTTATCTGACAGAAAAGATAGCCCAAGCTATACATGTCGCGGTAATGGATTGACGTCAACACAGCAAAAAGTGGCCTTTGCTGTGAAAAAACCTCTAAGCGTTGAAAAAGTCGTTCATCATAAGCAGTTTTCTGACATACAAATGGGCTTAAGAAGTGGCTTGGAGGTCCAAATTGGCTATCAAGGTAAAACAATCGACCTGTTGAATGTGCACCTTAAAAGTGGCTGTTTTGTAGACGATTATCGTCGTTCAGACAAAAGATCATGTAAATTATTGGCAAAGCAAGTGCCACTATTGGATAGCTGGGTCGAGACAAAAAGTGCTGAGCAAGCAAACTTCATCGTGCTTGGAGATTTTAACCACAGGTTGACCGCACCTTATAACCGTGTAAGTCGTGACCTTTATCACCCAGATGGGCTAGCAAACAAAGCTCCAAACGATTTGTCTAAATCGACCTTCTTCAATGCTAACCAAATGCTGACAGGTTGCCACCCATACTACCCGGCACCAATCGACCACATTTTGGTATCAAACACATTAAAACAAAAATATGTACAAGGCAGTGTAAAATTCCACTACTTTGACAATATGAAACCTAAAGAGATGCTCAGTGACCACTGTGCACTGAGCATCGACTTAAACTAA
- a CDS encoding ABC transporter ATP-binding protein, whose translation MSAVIEVTSLSKKFGAKQALNNVAFTINKGSTVALVGPNGAGKTTLFSIICGYLKPSGGSINILGHPPGDAKLFGKISALPQDAQLDPKFSVEKQLSFFAKLQGMSSKAAKEDTQRVLELVDLAHVANSKTSELSHGMRKRVCIAQALLGSPQVVLLDEATAGLDPKNAKAIRNLIASLQGDMTFILSSHDLSELERLCDTVLYLEQGQLSSHQSDLYQSEQGSFVTLQMLNLDTPMKDKIAQLSGVKNIKQTQSDELVIEYDKQDRPFDLSLLSLIHENSWTYKQLVNGRTLENQLFVD comes from the coding sequence ATGAGTGCAGTGATTGAAGTCACATCTTTAAGCAAAAAATTTGGAGCAAAACAAGCTCTAAACAATGTTGCATTCACGATAAATAAAGGCAGCACTGTGGCGTTAGTTGGTCCGAACGGTGCTGGAAAAACAACATTATTTAGCATCATTTGTGGTTACTTAAAGCCAAGTGGCGGGTCAATTAATATACTCGGCCACCCCCCTGGTGATGCAAAGTTATTTGGCAAAATTTCAGCTCTTCCTCAAGATGCACAGCTTGATCCAAAATTTTCAGTCGAAAAACAACTGAGTTTTTTTGCTAAATTACAAGGTATGTCAAGTAAAGCTGCTAAAGAAGACACACAACGTGTATTAGAACTTGTTGATTTAGCCCATGTTGCCAACTCCAAAACGAGTGAGTTATCACACGGCATGCGAAAACGCGTGTGTATTGCACAGGCATTACTAGGCAGTCCGCAAGTGGTATTGCTAGACGAAGCCACAGCCGGACTGGATCCTAAAAACGCCAAAGCAATTCGTAACCTCATTGCCTCTTTGCAAGGTGATATGACTTTCATTTTAAGTTCACACGATCTCAGTGAACTAGAGCGTCTATGTGATACGGTGCTCTATCTGGAACAAGGTCAACTTTCAAGCCATCAAAGTGATCTTTACCAAAGTGAACAAGGCAGCTTTGTTACTTTACAAATGCTCAACCTTGATACCCCAATGAAAGACAAAATAGCACAGCTCAGCGGTGTTAAAAATATCAAACAAACTCAATCTGATGAGCTTGTCATTGAATATGATAAGCAAGATAGACCGTTTGATTTATCTTTACTCTCCCTGATCCACGAAAATAGCTGGACTTACAAACAACTAGTCAATGGCAGGACGCTTGAAAACCAGTTATTTGTTGATTAA